One Cuculus canorus isolate bCucCan1 chromosome 1, bCucCan1.pri, whole genome shotgun sequence DNA segment encodes these proteins:
- the MTMR6 gene encoding myotubularin-related protein 6 translates to MEHIRTTKVEQVKLLDRFSTSNKSLTGTLYLTATHLLFIDSSQRETWILHHHIAAVEKLPLTTSGCPLVIQCKNFRIVHFVVPRERDCHDIYNSLLQLSRTAKYEELYAFSYNPKQNESEQVKGWQLIDLAEEYKRMGVPNANWQLSDANRDYKICETYPRELYVPRTASKPIIVGSSKFRSKGRFPVLSYYHKNKEAAICRCSQPLSGFSARCLEDEHMLQAISKANPSNRYMYVMDTRPKLNAMANRAAGKGYENEDNYSNIRFQFVGIENIHVMRSSLQKLLEVSNTKGLSVNDFLSGLENSGWLRHIKAVLDAAVFLVKAIAVEGASVLVHCSDGWDRTSQVCSLGALLLDSYYRTTKGFMVLIEKDWISFGHKFSDRCSQLDGDPKEISPVFTQFLESVWNLTEQFPQAFEFNEAFLLQIHEHVHSCQFGNFLGNCQKEREELKLKEKTYSLWPFLMDEQKKYRNPLYNPYFSPELTLLEPNTVSFNFKFWRNMYHQFDRSMHPRQSVFNLVMNMSEQNKQLEEDIKELEAKIKQRNGQSDSVLVKEHQQSVHPAPTALKTPPCFKKEQPLIPVNDVVRTIEGSSTADNRYSEFVEEFSKAEPAVVTLEYGVARMTC, encoded by the exons ATGGAGCACATCCGCACCACCAAG gtAGAACAAGTGAAATTACTAGATAGGTTCAGCACAAGCAATAAGTCACTGACGGGAACTCTGTACCTTACAGCAACTCATCTGTTATTCATAGACTCAAGCCAGAGAGAAACGTGG ATACTACATCATCACATTGCTGCAGTGGAAAAACTTCCCTTGACTACTTCTGGCTGCCCCCTTGTCATCCAGTGCAAGAACTTCAGGATAGTTCACTTTGTTGTTCCCAGAGAGAGAGATTGTCATGATATTTATAACTCTCTGCTTCAGCTGTCAAGAACAG CAAAATATGAAGAACTATATGCCTTCTCCTATAATCCAAAACAGAATGAGTCTGAGCAAGTCAAAGGTTGGCAGCTTATTGATCTAGCAGAAGAATATAAGAGAATGGGAGTGCCAAATGCTAACTGGCAGTTGTCCGATGCAAATCGTGATTATAAG atttgtGAAACCTATCCTAGAGAACTTTATGTTCCCAGAACTGCAAGCAAGCCCATAATTGTTGGTAGCTCCAAGttcagaagcaaaggaagattCCCAGTTTTGTCATattatcataaaaataaagag GCTGCAATTTGTAGATGCAGTCAACCTCTTTCAGGTTTCAGTGCCAGGTGCCTGGAAGATGAGCACATGTTGCAAGCCATCAGTAAAGCAAATCCTTCAAATCGCTACATGTATGTCATGGACACCAGGCCTAAG ctTAACGCAATGGCAAACAGGGCTGCTGGGAAGGGCTATGAAAATGAAGACAACTACTCTAACATTAGGTTCCAGTTTGTTGGTATTGAAAATATTCATGTAATGAGATCCAGCTTACAGAAACTTCTGGAAG TCAGTAACACGAAGGGTTTGTCTGTCAATGACTTTTTGTCTGGTTTGGAGAATTCTGGATGGTTGCGTCATATCAAAGCTGTTTTGGATGCTGCTGTCTTCCTAGTCAAG GCAATAGCGGTTGAGGGTGCGAGCGTGTTGGTGCACTGCTCAGATGGCTGGGATAGGACTTCCCAAGTTTGTTCTCTTGGAGCACTCTTACTCGATTCCTATTACAGAACAACCAAAGGATTCATG GTCTTGATAGAGAAAGACTGGATCTCTTTTGGGCACAAGTTCTCTGACAG GTGCTCTCAGCTGGATGGTGACCCAAAAGAGATCTCGCCAGTGTTCACCCAGTTTTTAGAAAGTGTGTGGAATCTGACTGAGCAGTTTCCACAAGCCTTTGAGTTCAACGAAGCATTCCTCCTTCAGATCCATGAACACGTCCATTCGTGCCAGTTTGGTAACTTTCTTGGAAACTGCCAAAAAGAGCGAGAAGAGCTAAA GTTAAAAGAGAAGACATATTCCTTGTGGCCGTTCCTTATGgatgaacaaaagaaatatcGGAATCCTCTATATAATCCATATTTTTCTCCAGAACTAACTCTTTTGGAGCCTAACACAGTATCATTCAATTTTAA GTTTTGGAGAAATATGTACCATCAATTTGATCGAAGTATGCATCCCAGGCAATCTGTGTTCAATCTTGTAATGAACATGAGCGAACAAAATAAACAACTGGAAGAAGACATCAAAGAACTGGAAGCT aaaataaagcagagaaatggGCAATCAGATTCAGTCCTTGTGAAGGAACATCAGCAGTCTGTTCACCCTGCACCCACGGCACTGAAAACACCTCCATGCTTCAAGAAGGAGCAGCCACTGATCCCTGTGAATGATGTTGTAAGAACTATAgagggcagcagcacagcagacaaTCGCTACAGTGAGTTCGTGGAAGAGTTCTCGAAAGCTGAGCCTGCTGTTGTCACTTTGGAGTATGGAGTTGCCAGGATGACCTGTTAA